One stretch of Arachis duranensis cultivar V14167 chromosome 1, aradu.V14167.gnm2.J7QH, whole genome shotgun sequence DNA includes these proteins:
- the LOC107494806 gene encoding uncharacterized protein LOC107494806: MSPFRVVYGKACHLPVKFEHKAYWAVKHCNMDITKAGVARKLQLEELECLRMEAYKNARIYKEKTKAFHDHHIRKKDFLEGDEVLLYNSRLRFMPGKLRSRWEGPFKVKEVKPYGVVELFDPQSEATFKINGHRVNKYHGYKSPKEVEVLLLEDTPKGEEA; this comes from the coding sequence ATGAGTCCCTTTCGGGTTGTCTATGGTAAGGCATGCCACCTTCCGGTGAAATTTGAGCACAAAGCCTATTGGGCGGTGAAGCATTGTAATATGGACATCACCAAGGCGGGTGTAGCCCGGAAATTGCAACTGGAGGAGCTTGAATGTCTTAGAATGGAGGCATATAAGAATGCCcggatttataaggaaaagacTAAGGCATTCCATGATCACCATATTCGGAAGAAGGATTTTCTAGAAGGTGACGAAGTTCTCCTCTACAACTCAAGGCTTAGATTCATGCCTGGAAAGCTCCGttcaagatgggaaggtcctTTCAAGGTGAAGGAGGTTAAGCCCTATGGTGTGGTCGAATTGTTTGACCCTCAAAGTGAGGCAACCTTCAAGATTAATGGCCATAGAGTGAATAAATACCATGGCTACAAGTCACCCAAGGAAGTGGAAGTGCTCCTACTTGAGGATACACCAAAAGGAGAGGAAGCTTAA